The following nucleotide sequence is from Bacteroidales bacterium.
GTTGATGGTGATCGCAGGCGGCTTTTTGGTTATGGACAGTATAATAGTGTTTTAGCTATTGAACTGGCATATTCTCTCTAACAATTCTGCGTTCTTCATGTTAATTAATTATAAGGCTAATCCCATAGAGAATGTTGAAATCAGAAAAGCATAAAATTGTAATTGGTGTCACCGGCGCCAGTGGAGCGATTTATGCAAAGGTTCTTTTTGACAGGATTGCCCGGCTTCAGGAACAGGTAGAGACTGTTGGAGTGCTGTTTAGTAAGAATGCCAGGGATGTTTGGACCTATGAATTGGAGAATAAGGATTTTGAGCATCTGCCTTTCAGGGTTTATGAACCGATGGATTTTCATGCTCCTTTTGCTTCAGGATCAGCAGGTTTTGATGCAATGATAATATGTCCGTGCAGTGTTGGAACCCTGGGTCGTATTGCTTCCGGCATATCCAACGACCTGATGACCCGGGCGGCCGATGTAATGCTGAAAGAAAGGCAAAAGCTCATCCTTGTGGTTCGCGAATCGCCCTACAACCTTATTCATATTAACAATATGAGAACTGTAACGGAAGCCGGAGGGATTATTTGTCCAGCCACACCCTCCTTTTATAGCAGGCCCAATACCTTCGAGGAACTTGCTGCAACCGTTGTCGACAGGGCTCTTGTCCTGGCCGGACTCAGGATTGATTCCTTTCGTTGGGGACAGAATGATCGGATGTGATCTTCCGAAATTATAGCATGCCCATTACATTGGCATCTTACTGCGATCAATTTTCTCCGGGGGAAGTAAATTCTTTTCTGTCAGCACCTGGTAAATCTGTCGAAAAACCAGGATTTGAGAAGGCAGTAAGTCAGTTAGTTCAATCATCAGGGGTTGTTGTCCTTCATCGTTTTTCCTGATTTTCAGACGATAAACATTAACTTTCTTGATTCTACGGCCCATCCTGTGGACTTCCAGTGTTTCTTCCATTTCGATCAGATCGATTTCACTAAAAGGGATGATTTCTTCATGTCTGCTCTCTGCTTGGATCAAAGGAAAAAAAACACCCGCTCCATGTGAATAAATCCTCAGGCCGGCAATATAATCAACCCCGAATTTCCTGACGAACCAACTGACCGAAAGGAATAAAAGCATGGGAAATATCAGAATTATGATTGTCCAGGTACCTAAAACACCTTTCAAACCTGCAAATAGAATAAATATGCCTAACAAAAGGGCAAAAATTGCAGAGATCCGGCCTAACCAAAGTTGTGCGTTCCTGCTTTTTGGAGAAGGTAAAATCTCAAGGATAAGTTCATTCATAACCAAAAGATTGGGTTATTAAATCTAACCCATTAAAAATTAATAAGATAGTTCAACCTTATCGTCAAATTTCTACCAGTCCACCTGCCGTCTTCTAATTGGCATGGTCATGCAACGGCAACCACCCCCTCCCCTGGAAAGCTCGGCTCCATCGATGGTTACAATATACTTATTATAATTTCCGGGGTCAACTTTCCCATGGATCACATCATTGGCTTTCAGTACCTCATATCCATGCTGATTCAACTCTTCAATGGTATGTATATTTCGTCCATAACCAACGATCTTTCCCGGTCCAACAGCGAAGAAATTAGCCCCGCTATGCCATTGTTCCCTTTCCTGGTTCACGATATCTTTCCTTCCACCGCAATACAATAACTCCAGATCCATCCCCAATTCACGCAGGATAGATGGAATATTTTCCACTTCGCGAATGGATTTTACCTTTCCATTATGAATACTGATATGAATGGTAAGGTATCGTGATGGATGCATCACCAGGGGTTCATAGATCATGCACTGGTTTCGGTCAAGAAATGTAAAAACCATATCCAGGTGGATAAACGACTCAGGATTATGTGGCAACTCCTGGACAATGATATGCCTGGTAACATTCTTTTTCCGATAATATTCAATAATGAAATCTATACCTTTCGAAGTAGTCCTCGGCCCAGTACCAATCAGTAAAATGTCTTCCCTGGCCACCAGGAAATCTCCGCCTTCGAAACTGAACTCCTTACAGAAATGCTTACTTTCTTCCGGATGAATGGTTTTAGCCTGGAAAAGCGGATGCATGGTAAATATTGAATCCATGATCAGTGACTCCCTTTCCCTGATACGACTTGCCATCCTGCTGATCAAAACCTTGTCAAGGATCGCAACTGAAGCATCCCTTGTAAAAAAGAAGTTATGTAAAGGTTCCAGGGAATAACGGTCTTTCGATAGAAACCGGGTAAGATTGTCCTTCTTCATTTCAATACCTTCAATCAGAACAGTGGCCAGTTTCTCCGACTTGAACACCATCAGTTCCTCCTGAAGGAAAACTCCCTGTCGTTCCTGATCACAAATCCGCTTTATGATGGTTTCTTTATTCCTATCATTTTTCAGGATGTCGATGAGTAAATCTTTTACCTGCAATGTTTTGGTGACTTTCGAAAGGAATCCTTTGAACTGGTTATATTCCTTTAGTGCCACTGAAAGATTAAGGATATCACTGTACAATGCCTTCTGGGCACTGGCAGGAGTCATATTTTCAACTTCCGGACCCGGAGTATGAAGAATGACAGCCTCCAGTTCGCCAATTTCTGAGCGGATATCAACGGTGTAATTAGAAGGTTTCGATGTCATGGAAAAAACGAATTGAAAGATGTTATTTCATGGGATAAAAATCCCTGAAACTGGTTGATTCGATATGCATCCTCAGCCTAAACTGAATTGTGGTTATTAAAACAATAAATTATGAAGCAGGAGTGAATTGCCGAATCATTGGATGAATCACTCCTTTTCCGTTTCATTATCAAGGAACTCAATATTTCTTTTCAAGCCCTCAAATTTAGCTCTTTTCATTGGAGATAATTTGAAGTATTTATTAAACCGCTCTTTATCAATGCTTTTCAAACCATTCCTACTTAATTCCCTTAGCTCTTCTTTCATTTCAAAGGCAGGTTCTGTATGCCCTGTTGCATATCGGTTCCAGGGACAAACCTGCTGGCAGATATCACATCCGAATACCCATTGATCATATAAACCCTTAAATGATGAGGGAATTTCTCCTTTATTCTCGATGGTGAGATAGGAAATGCATCTTCCTGCATCAATAATTTTTGGCGATGTGATAGCATTTGTCGGACAAGCATCTATACACCGGCTGCAGTCGCCACAATAATCACCCCCGAAAGCTTTATCGGTTTCAAGCTTAATATCAGTTATAATTTCAGCAATGAAGTAATACGACCCATTTCTTCTTGAAATCAGCATGCTGTTTTTCCCTATCCATCCAAGTCCTGCCCTTGTAGCCCATGCCCTTTCGAGTACAGGCGCCGAATCAACAAATGCCCGGCTGAATGATCCCGGGACAAGCAGGTTCAATTCTTCAATAACCTGGTTAAGTTTTCTGCGTAAAACTGTATGATAATCTTCACCATAGGCATACCTTGAAATGAGGTATCCTTCCCCTGCTTCCAGGGATTGATCAGGGTAATAATTGAATAGAAAAACAATAACCGATTGAGATCCTTCAACAAGCAAGGTGGGATCCAGTCGCTTCTCCCTGTGGTTTTGCATATAACCCATACCCGATTGATATCCTTTCTGCAACCAGCTATCAAAAGGTTTTTCAGATTCTTCCAGGAAAGAGGCTGCGGCTATTCCACAGTCGAAAAAGCCAAGCTCCATGGCTAGTTCTTTTATCCTTTTAGTAAGCTGGCTGCCCTCCATGATACAATTTGTTTGGTCTTCAAATGTTCCTTCACAGGCAAAGATACCCCTTAGTTTTGGAGAATGGAAGTTTGTCTATTGCTATTGCGGATTGCGGATTGCGGATTGCGGATTGGCGATTGCGGATTGCGGATTGGCGATTGCGGATAAGTTAATACCGGATTCAGTCACTCACAGCCAAATGCTCCCCTTCTGGACACCCCGGCACGTCGGCACTTTGGCACTCTGGCACCCCGGCACATTGGCACATCAGCACCCGGCACTCAGCACTCAGCACTCGGCACTCAGCACTCAAATTAAAACAACGACCCATTTACAGCTGCACGGGATTTCCCAAGGTGCTTGTATGCCATATCAGTAGCCTCCCTACCTCTTGGTGTGCGCATCAGGTAACCCTCCTGGATAAGGAAAGGCTCATAGACTTCCTCGATTGTCCCGGCATCTTCACCAACAGCTGTAGAAATGGTTGTCAGACCGACAGGCCCTCCTTTGAATTTTTCGATAATAGTAGAGAGGATACGGATATCCATTTCATCGAGACCATTCTTATCAACCTGGAGTGCTGATAAGGCATATTGAGAGATTTCAAGGTCGATTGTGCCATTTCCCTTGATCTGCGCAAAATCGCGCACCCGGCGAAGTAAAAGGTTTGCAATACGTGGTGTTCCCCTGCTTCTGCGGGCTATTTCAAAAGCCGCATCATCCTGAATCGGAACCCTCAGGATTCCGGCAGAACGAATTACAATCTTTTTAAGCGTTTCAGCATCATAATACTGCAGCCTGGAGTTGATACCAAAGCGGGAGCGCAGGGGAGCTGTAAGGAGCCCTGAACGAGTGGTAGCACCAACCAGGGTAAAGGGATTCAGAATGATCTGGACACTTCTTGCATTAGGGCCGGTTTCAATCATAATGTCAATCTTGAAATCTTCCATGGCAGAGTACAGATATTCCTCTACGACAGGGCTTAACCGATGGATCTCATCGATAAATAGCACATCATTTTTTTCAAGATTTGTAAGTAATCCGGCAAGATCACCAGGTTTATCAAGCACCGGTCCGGAAGTTACCTTAACATTCACTCCCAATTCATTGGCAATAATATAGGACAGTGTGGTTTTCCCAAGTCCCGGCGGTCCATGCAAAAGAACATGATCAAGAGGTTCATCCCGTTGACGGGCAGCAGCCACAAATACCCTAAGGTTGCTCAAAACATTAGGTTGACCGGCAAAACTTCCGAAATCCAATGGACGAAGGGCTTTTTCAATTTCCTTTTCCGCGGGAGTTAATCTTTCGCCTGAAGCATCCAGATGTTGATTCAGTGGCATGAGCTTATCATTTTGAACATCTTACAAAAGTAACAATAATGCGTATATAAGAAGTATTGCAAATGGATGGTAATATCCCCCTTCAGGTTCAAGAAATTTTCTAATTTAGCATCACATTTTAATCCTAACTGCCATGAAAGATATCCTGGTAGCCATTGATTTCTCGAAAGGATCAGTGCATGCTCTTGAATATGCCATTGAATTGGCCAATGTTGCCCAAAGTAACATCACCCTGGTATGGATTGATGTTCAAGCGGCAAATGAAACACAAGGCAGTCCGGAATCCGGAGAATTTCGTGATGAATCAAAAAAGAACCTGGAGGAGTTAGTCCATACCTATAAAGGAAAACTCACAGGAGGTAAACTGAATTGCAAAATCCGAAAAGGCAAGGTATACCAGGAATTGGCAGCACAAGCAAAGCAAAATAATAGCAGTCTGTTGATTCTTGGCGCCCATGGTGTTAGCGGTTTTGAAGAATACTGGATCGGAAGCAATGCATCTCGTGTTGTAGCCTATTCCCCTTGCCCTGTTATTACCATTAAATTCAATTTCGATAATTCCAGGGGGATCCGGAAAATTCTGGTCCCTATCGACCACACCCCACAAACCATACAGAAAGCAATTTTTGCTTGCCAGCTGGCAAAGGTTTTTGGCTCCGATATTAACATACTGGCTATCCATACCAGCCGGTTAAAGACGATGCAAAGAGTTGTTGAGAATAATGTCGTAAAAATTGAAAAGTATCTGAATTCGAATAAAATCAATTTCATACTTGATACTGTCCTTTCTGATAATCTTACCTCTACGATCATTGAACATGCAAAGAACCTCGATGTAGATATTGTGGCTATCATGTCAGACTGGCAAAATGAAGCATCCGTAACCATCCTTGGACAATTTGCACAGCAACTTGTTAATTATTCTCCTGTTCCTGTTCTAAGCATACCACAGAAAGAACATTTTATCCTTCAGTAATTTATACTGTCATGCTCCGCTTACTTTCAACCGTTTTTTGCATCTGTCTTTTCTTTTTGAACAGTTTATCTGCTCAGGAAGAATCCAAGTCTGATGGAAAGGTTGAATATGTTCAGGATGCCCGAATTAATGAGTTGAGTGATTATTATAAAAAAGTAAATGAGAAAGATCAATCAGTGGACGGATACAGGGTTCAGATCTTCTTTGATTCCGGTAGCAACAGCAAGAAAAGAGCATCTGATGCCATGGATGAGTTCATTTCAAAATACCCCAATTCAAGGGTTTTCTTATCGTTTAAATCCCCCTATTATCGGGTCAGAGTTGGTAATTTCAGGACCCTTGCAGAAGCTGTAGGATACCAGAAAAAAATTCTTACAGATTACCCCAACGCTTTTCCTGTAAAAGAAAAAATCAGTTTTAAAGAGCTGGAATAAAACTTCTTGACTTAAATTATTTCTTATAATACACAATTATTCAAGTGCAAATGTGTTATATTCCTAGTAAAATAATTTAAAAGGCAATTAGATTATTCTTGCATTTGAAAGGGTTTTTCATTACCTTAGCCAATAAATATCTCCATTTGACGTACGTTCCGGATAACTAACCAATCACTATGAGCAACATAATAGCCGCTATCGACTTTTCCGATTGTTCGATCAATGCTCTCGAACATGCAATTTCTATTGCCAACAAAGGAATCCTTGACGTACATATGATTTGGGTGAATAATCCGAGCGTTACCAAAACAACTATTTACTCTGATAAAGCTTCTGATCTGATTGAAGAGATCAAAAAGCAATTTGGCCAGCTTATTGAAAAATATAAGGATCGTTTACCTGAAACCCAGCTTGATTATGTAATTCGCGAAGGCAAGGTCTATCGTGAAATACTGGATGAAGCCCGCGAAATGGAAAGCCTTTGTATCGTTATGGGCACCCATGGATCATCGGGGTTTGAGCAATTCTGGATTGGAAGCAATGCCAACAGGCTTATCTCTGTAGCTCATTGCCCGGTAATTTCCTTAAGAGCCGGCATCAATGTCAAACATCAGTTGGAAAGAATTGTGCTCCCTATCGACAGCACCATCGACACCAGGCAGAAAGTCCCCTTTACTGCTTACCTGGCTCAACTTTTCGATGCAGAGATTTATGTGGTTTCCGTTTATGCTTCCAAATATAAAGCCATTCAAAGAAGAGTAGATGAATATACCGACCAGGTAGTGAAATACCTTGAAGAAGAAGGTATTCCTTTCCATCGCGACACTCTTCTGGTTGACAATCTTACTACTTCTACAATTGAATATGCCAAGAAAGTACGAGCCAACCTTATCAGTATCATGACCGAACAGGAAACCAGTCCCTTCAACCTCCTGGTTGGCCCCTATGCTCAGCAGATGGTAAACAATTCACCTTTCCCTGTTTTGAGTATTAATCCTCACGAAACGCTTATTATGGCTTCCAGGTAATAATGTCGGATGTCGGATGTCGGATGTGGATGTCGGATGTGGAATGTCGGATGTGGAATGTGGGATGTGGAATGTTTGATGTGGAATGTGGGATGTAGAATGGCGGATGTGGGATGTTGAATGTGGGATGTTGATATGGAAATTATTTTGATACTAAAAATGTTATCCTAAACTAAACTTAGGATCACAATGATGGAAAAGGATTTTTAGGATTTAACTATCAAGTGTCTCGCAGCAGAATTCTTAAGTTACTTTAGAAAAATTGAATATTTCTCTGCCTTACAAGCAGTTATAAAATTTATTTATAAATATTTTATCTCTATCACTTTATTATGAACCGACAGGATGTTCAAAAAAGGGCCTTCAAGATGGCTATTGAAGTCATTAAATTGACTAAACTCTTTCCTAAAAGTCCGGAAAGCAATGTCATTAGTTATCAGATAATCAAATCATCTACCTCAACGGCTGCTAATTACAGAGCCTCAGGAAGAGCAAAATCCGCCAAAGATTTCATCTTTAAGCTAGAAATTGTTGAGGAAGAGTGCGATGAAACTATTTTTTGGCTTGAATTCTCCATTGAGGCTAATCTCATTTCCGTAGACCGTGTAGAACCAATAAAAAAAGAAACTTCCGAGATTCTGGCTATGATAATTTCTTCAATTAAAACAGCAAAACAGAAACTCGGAAGTTAATCTATCCCTTGATCAATAATTCCTATCTTAAGATCAAAGAAACTATAATTATTGTTTCAAAAGTCAAATTGTTTAAGAACCATAAATGATTAGAACCTCTTCAATCAAACATCAGCCATCCGACATTAAACATCCGACATCAAACATCCGACATCAAACATCCGACATCAAACATCCGACATCAAACATCCGACATCAAACATCCGACATCAAACATCCGACATCAAACATCCGACATCAAACATCCGACATCAAACATCCGACATTAATTTTTATCAAGGC
It contains:
- the ruvB gene encoding Holliday junction branch migration DNA helicase RuvB — encoded protein: MNQHLDASGERLTPAEKEIEKALRPLDFGSFAGQPNVLSNLRVFVAAARQRDEPLDHVLLHGPPGLGKTTLSYIIANELGVNVKVTSGPVLDKPGDLAGLLTNLEKNDVLFIDEIHRLSPVVEEYLYSAMEDFKIDIMIETGPNARSVQIILNPFTLVGATTRSGLLTAPLRSRFGINSRLQYYDAETLKKIVIRSAGILRVPIQDDAAFEIARRSRGTPRIANLLLRRVRDFAQIKGNGTIDLEISQYALSALQVDKNGLDEMDIRILSTIIEKFKGGPVGLTTISTAVGEDAGTIEEVYEPFLIQEGYLMRTPRGREATDMAYKHLGKSRAAVNGSLF
- a CDS encoding SPOR domain-containing protein; protein product: MLRLLSTVFCICLFFLNSLSAQEESKSDGKVEYVQDARINELSDYYKKVNEKDQSVDGYRVQIFFDSGSNSKKRASDAMDEFISKYPNSRVFLSFKSPYYRVRVGNFRTLAEAVGYQKKILTDYPNAFPVKEKISFKELE
- a CDS encoding UbiX family flavin prenyltransferase; translation: MLKSEKHKIVIGVTGASGAIYAKVLFDRIARLQEQVETVGVLFSKNARDVWTYELENKDFEHLPFRVYEPMDFHAPFASGSAGFDAMIICPCSVGTLGRIASGISNDLMTRAADVMLKERQKLILVVRESPYNLIHINNMRTVTEAGGIICPATPSFYSRPNTFEELAATVVDRALVLAGLRIDSFRWGQNDRM
- a CDS encoding arginine deiminase, which encodes MTSKPSNYTVDIRSEIGELEAVILHTPGPEVENMTPASAQKALYSDILNLSVALKEYNQFKGFLSKVTKTLQVKDLLIDILKNDRNKETIIKRICDQERQGVFLQEELMVFKSEKLATVLIEGIEMKKDNLTRFLSKDRYSLEPLHNFFFTRDASVAILDKVLISRMASRIRERESLIMDSIFTMHPLFQAKTIHPEESKHFCKEFSFEGGDFLVAREDILLIGTGPRTTSKGIDFIIEYYRKKNVTRHIIVQELPHNPESFIHLDMVFTFLDRNQCMIYEPLVMHPSRYLTIHISIHNGKVKSIREVENIPSILRELGMDLELLYCGGRKDIVNQEREQWHSGANFFAVGPGKIVGYGRNIHTIEELNQHGYEVLKANDVIHGKVDPGNYNKYIVTIDGAELSRGGGGCRCMTMPIRRRQVDW
- a CDS encoding universal stress protein, whose translation is MSNIIAAIDFSDCSINALEHAISIANKGILDVHMIWVNNPSVTKTTIYSDKASDLIEEIKKQFGQLIEKYKDRLPETQLDYVIREGKVYREILDEAREMESLCIVMGTHGSSGFEQFWIGSNANRLISVAHCPVISLRAGINVKHQLERIVLPIDSTIDTRQKVPFTAYLAQLFDAEIYVVSVYASKYKAIQRRVDEYTDQVVKYLEEEGIPFHRDTLLVDNLTTSTIEYAKKVRANLISIMTEQETSPFNLLVGPYAQQMVNNSPFPVLSINPHETLIMASR
- a CDS encoding four helix bundle protein, with the protein product MNRQDVQKRAFKMAIEVIKLTKLFPKSPESNVISYQIIKSSTSTAANYRASGRAKSAKDFIFKLEIVEEECDETIFWLEFSIEANLISVDRVEPIKKETSEILAMIISSIKTAKQKLGS
- the queG gene encoding tRNA epoxyqueuosine(34) reductase QueG; this encodes MEGSQLTKRIKELAMELGFFDCGIAAASFLEESEKPFDSWLQKGYQSGMGYMQNHREKRLDPTLLVEGSQSVIVFLFNYYPDQSLEAGEGYLISRYAYGEDYHTVLRRKLNQVIEELNLLVPGSFSRAFVDSAPVLERAWATRAGLGWIGKNSMLISRRNGSYYFIAEIITDIKLETDKAFGGDYCGDCSRCIDACPTNAITSPKIIDAGRCISYLTIENKGEIPSSFKGLYDQWVFGCDICQQVCPWNRYATGHTEPAFEMKEELRELSRNGLKSIDKERFNKYFKLSPMKRAKFEGLKRNIEFLDNETEKE
- a CDS encoding universal stress protein, translated to MKDILVAIDFSKGSVHALEYAIELANVAQSNITLVWIDVQAANETQGSPESGEFRDESKKNLEELVHTYKGKLTGGKLNCKIRKGKVYQELAAQAKQNNSSLLILGAHGVSGFEEYWIGSNASRVVAYSPCPVITIKFNFDNSRGIRKILVPIDHTPQTIQKAIFACQLAKVFGSDINILAIHTSRLKTMQRVVENNVVKIEKYLNSNKINFILDTVLSDNLTSTIIEHAKNLDVDIVAIMSDWQNEASVTILGQFAQQLVNYSPVPVLSIPQKEHFILQ